A region from the Oceanidesulfovibrio marinus genome encodes:
- a CDS encoding YcaO-like family protein — MFNIKRKYKEKRPLETINLIRGLLSSYGVFTREDYWGNPYENICSVSIVSGDEFGQFRTNGKSQSQEYCLASAYGEFMERIQNNMHVLNVSHINLMDLKNKSGVYAYPDEELLGLEDILNLPENVLQDLFGRSDYVVEAEEYVNIAKSRTGKGCVCVPYYCVNSQEVLYLPYNLLLSSVGSNGMAAGNTLEEALCQGLFEVIERLAASLIFYNQLTPPDIPSSYLQQFPREFGIIKQLESDSFQVVMKDFSCGIGLPALGALLVEPSENTYFLNVGCDSSFQVALSRCLTELYQGVSNPREMRLRMMRLPSENPWYFEKEGVHSGAKRESVFCQYTVNGCGKFPKELFGHAPTYSFKDSVFATSTTYASEVKYWIQFLMELGYTVLVRNVSFLGFPSIHVYIPQVSSVGLRATKKNYDFQLLRAIDLCLEACCSRKELNKEEYAEIANNLATMSVDMTIFDLFSLQMKGDPDVPVKYVGMLELLCWVFARNVSVARERTHIRINETESSDCHAQLLIMLDALDKDSFYENVGGNLGYYGKVLSKTLEGNDVVLEEVMGAAMLPTCPLCGKCPVNDHCLTQGKLKLAATLMPKYSLDHRSLLVDQITHSSTQAMPVSTARAARRTGPARGWPARRRRG, encoded by the coding sequence ATGTTCAATATAAAAAGAAAGTATAAAGAGAAAAGACCATTAGAAACAATCAATCTTATAAGAGGATTATTGTCAAGCTATGGTGTGTTTACGCGAGAAGACTATTGGGGGAATCCATATGAGAACATATGTTCCGTATCAATAGTATCTGGTGATGAATTTGGTCAATTTAGAACGAACGGGAAATCTCAAAGCCAAGAGTATTGTCTGGCGAGCGCCTATGGTGAATTCATGGAAAGAATTCAAAATAACATGCATGTCTTGAATGTATCGCACATTAACTTGATGGATTTAAAAAATAAATCTGGGGTGTATGCGTATCCGGATGAAGAACTGTTGGGATTAGAAGATATTCTAAATCTGCCTGAAAATGTTTTGCAGGACCTGTTCGGAAGAAGCGACTATGTGGTAGAGGCTGAAGAATATGTTAACATTGCAAAATCAAGAACAGGTAAAGGCTGCGTCTGCGTCCCTTATTATTGTGTAAACTCACAAGAAGTTTTATATCTACCTTATAATCTTCTCCTGTCGTCAGTAGGATCAAACGGAATGGCTGCGGGCAACACTCTCGAAGAAGCACTGTGTCAAGGGTTATTCGAGGTCATAGAAAGGCTTGCAGCATCACTAATTTTTTATAACCAGCTTACTCCGCCAGATATACCATCCAGCTACTTACAACAATTTCCGAGGGAGTTTGGCATTATTAAGCAGCTTGAGTCTGATTCTTTTCAGGTTGTAATGAAAGACTTTTCGTGTGGGATCGGGCTGCCTGCGCTAGGGGCTTTACTCGTTGAGCCGTCAGAAAATACATATTTTTTAAATGTTGGGTGTGACTCCTCATTTCAAGTCGCTTTGAGTAGGTGCCTGACGGAACTGTATCAGGGTGTTTCCAATCCCAGAGAAATGCGGTTGCGAATGATGCGCTTGCCGTCTGAAAACCCTTGGTATTTCGAGAAGGAGGGAGTTCATTCAGGGGCAAAGAGAGAAAGTGTCTTTTGTCAATATACTGTGAATGGTTGTGGTAAATTCCCAAAGGAGCTGTTTGGGCATGCCCCCACATATTCTTTTAAGGATTCCGTGTTCGCTACCAGTACTACCTATGCCTCCGAAGTGAAGTATTGGATACAATTCTTGATGGAGTTGGGTTACACTGTTCTCGTTCGAAATGTATCTTTTTTGGGTTTCCCATCGATCCATGTTTATATCCCTCAGGTGTCTAGTGTTGGCTTGAGAGCTACTAAAAAAAATTATGATTTCCAGCTACTAAGGGCAATAGACCTTTGTCTTGAAGCTTGCTGCTCTCGGAAAGAGTTGAATAAAGAAGAATATGCAGAGATTGCAAACAATCTCGCAACCATGTCGGTAGATATGACAATATTCGATTTGTTTTCATTGCAAATGAAAGGCGATCCTGATGTCCCAGTAAAGTATGTTGGTATGCTCGAGTTGTTGTGTTGGGTGTTTGCTCGTAATGTTAGTGTAGCTAGAGAGAGGACGCATATAAGAATAAATGAAACTGAATCAAGTGATTGCCACGCTCAGTTGTTAATAATGTTAGATGCTCTTGATAAAGACAGTTTTTATGAGAATGTCGGTGGAAATTTAGGGTATTATGGCAAGGTTTTGTCGAAGACGCTGGAAGGAAATGATGTTGTTCTTGAAGAAGTAATGGGGGCCGCCATGCTTCCGACTTGTCCGCTCTGTGGCAAATGCCCGGTCAACGATCATTGTTTGACGCAGGGAAAATTAAAATTGGCGGCAACGCTGATGCCTAAATACAGTTTGGATCACCGTTCATTATTGGTTGATCAAATCACTCATTCCTCAACACAGGCCATGCCGGTTTCGACAGCGCGTGCCGCACGCCGAACAGGCCCAGCGCGAGGGTGGCCAGCACGCCGCCGCAGAGGATGA
- a CDS encoding ABC transporter permease: MAFFSELKLALRFARRELRGGVRGFGIFLACLALGVGAVAAVGTVSSSVDTALSRDAKALMGGDIQIRQTHVPASDEAITAMESMGRVMRMVSMRSMARPPETQAPQGNATNGVAENAPEKRRSSLVELKAVGPNYPLFGAVTLEPALPLADVLAEKDGVYGAAVEKSLLMRLGLAVGDDLRVGQSVLRIRAEVVREPDRPSNFFGLGPRVLLSLDAIKSTGLLRPGSVVRYVYALGLEPGVSIEQAKERLQAVREPGWQVRDYKSSSPGLSRFFDNLAVYLTLVGLAALLVGGIGVANGVRASLEKKYEAIASLKCLGATRRLVVWTYLAQTMALALLGSVLGVALGVGSAFLAAPLLAQLLTVPVAITPAFKPLALALMYGLLTAMAFALWPLSAAGTISPARLFRGYGEAGPRRPSWQAAMASACCGAGLIVLTLLYAHNARLALGFAGGVLAAMAFFRIAAVVVMRVAARLPRPRKPRLRHAIANIHRPGAATPAVLFSLGLGLTILVTVSQVDSTLQRSISEQLPKDAPSYFFLDIQNAQIDTFRDIVAVTRGITRMEAQPSIRGRITAINGVPVEQAQVADDVRWALRGDRGMTYAATPPKGTKIVSGQWWPADYHGKPLICLDSGLAEGFGVGPGDTITVSILGQAFTPTIACTREIEWSTLSLNHTFVFSPGVLDNAPHSWIATAYTDSKQADDALFETVTTQLPSVVAIYVRDVLQDVDAIVRNIGMAIRLTAAVTLLAGLLVLAQTLAANLEQRYYDAVVFKVLGATRRDILVTLALEFLLLGAVTAAVAALAGCGLAWAFVNAFLMTQYAPLMGPLALILCGGVLATLALGLFGVRHALSKPAWPVLRNE, from the coding sequence ATGGCGTTCTTCTCCGAGCTGAAGCTGGCCTTGCGGTTTGCCCGGCGGGAGCTGCGCGGCGGCGTACGCGGCTTCGGCATCTTCCTGGCATGCCTGGCCCTGGGCGTGGGCGCAGTGGCGGCCGTGGGCACGGTCTCATCCTCGGTGGACACGGCCCTTTCCCGCGACGCCAAGGCGCTCATGGGCGGGGACATCCAGATCCGCCAGACCCACGTGCCGGCCTCGGACGAGGCGATAACGGCGATGGAGAGCATGGGCCGCGTGATGCGTATGGTCAGCATGCGCTCCATGGCCCGGCCGCCTGAAACGCAGGCACCGCAAGGGAACGCGACCAACGGCGTGGCAGAGAACGCCCCGGAGAAGCGGCGCTCCTCCCTGGTGGAGCTCAAGGCCGTGGGGCCCAACTACCCACTGTTCGGCGCGGTCACGCTGGAGCCAGCCCTGCCGCTGGCCGACGTCCTGGCCGAAAAGGACGGCGTGTACGGTGCGGCCGTGGAGAAGAGCCTGCTGATGCGGTTGGGCCTTGCCGTGGGCGACGACCTCCGCGTGGGGCAAAGCGTTCTGCGGATTCGCGCGGAGGTCGTGCGTGAACCGGACCGGCCCTCCAACTTCTTCGGGTTGGGCCCGCGGGTACTGCTCTCCCTGGACGCGATCAAGAGCACGGGCCTGCTCCGGCCCGGCAGCGTGGTCAGATACGTCTACGCCCTGGGGCTCGAACCCGGCGTCTCCATCGAGCAGGCCAAGGAGCGGCTGCAGGCCGTGCGCGAGCCAGGCTGGCAGGTACGCGACTACAAAAGCTCCAGCCCCGGACTGTCCAGATTTTTTGACAACCTTGCCGTGTACCTCACGCTGGTCGGTCTGGCGGCGCTGCTCGTGGGCGGCATCGGCGTGGCCAACGGCGTGCGCGCGTCCCTGGAGAAAAAGTACGAGGCCATCGCCTCGCTCAAATGTTTGGGCGCAACGCGGCGGCTCGTGGTCTGGACGTACCTGGCGCAGACCATGGCCCTGGCCCTGCTGGGCAGCGTTCTCGGCGTGGCCCTCGGCGTGGGCTCGGCCTTCTTGGCCGCGCCGCTGTTGGCCCAACTGCTCACCGTGCCCGTGGCCATCACCCCGGCTTTCAAGCCGCTGGCCCTGGCGCTGATGTATGGCTTGCTCACGGCCATGGCCTTTGCGCTGTGGCCGCTCTCGGCGGCCGGCACCATCTCTCCGGCGCGGCTCTTCCGCGGGTATGGGGAAGCCGGTCCGCGACGGCCGTCCTGGCAGGCAGCCATGGCCTCGGCTTGCTGCGGGGCCGGGCTCATCGTCCTCACCCTGCTTTACGCGCACAACGCCCGCCTTGCCCTGGGCTTTGCCGGCGGCGTCCTCGCGGCCATGGCCTTCTTCCGCATCGCCGCCGTGGTGGTCATGCGCGTGGCGGCGCGGCTGCCCAGGCCCCGAAAACCCCGGCTGCGCCACGCCATCGCCAACATCCACCGGCCGGGCGCGGCCACGCCGGCCGTGCTCTTCTCGCTGGGGCTTGGGCTGACCATCCTCGTCACCGTAAGCCAGGTGGACAGCACGCTGCAGCGGTCCATTTCGGAGCAGCTGCCCAAGGACGCGCCGTCGTACTTCTTCCTCGACATTCAGAACGCGCAGATCGACACCTTCCGCGACATCGTGGCCGTCACCAGGGGCATTACCCGGATGGAGGCGCAGCCTTCCATTCGCGGGCGGATCACGGCCATCAACGGCGTGCCTGTGGAGCAGGCCCAGGTGGCGGACGACGTGCGCTGGGCCTTGCGCGGGGATCGCGGCATGACGTACGCGGCCACGCCGCCCAAGGGAACGAAAATCGTCTCCGGCCAGTGGTGGCCGGCGGATTACCACGGCAAACCGCTCATCTGCCTGGACTCCGGCCTGGCAGAGGGCTTCGGCGTGGGGCCGGGCGACACCATCACCGTGTCCATCCTGGGGCAGGCGTTCACGCCGACCATTGCCTGCACGCGAGAGATCGAGTGGTCCACGCTGTCGCTCAACCACACGTTCGTGTTCTCGCCCGGCGTGCTGGACAACGCGCCGCACAGCTGGATCGCCACGGCGTATACAGACTCGAAGCAGGCCGATGACGCGCTTTTCGAGACAGTGACGACGCAGCTGCCCAGCGTGGTGGCTATCTATGTGCGCGACGTGCTGCAGGACGTGGACGCCATTGTCCGGAATATCGGGATGGCGATCCGGCTGACCGCGGCGGTAACGCTGCTGGCCGGGCTGCTGGTGCTGGCGCAGACCCTGGCCGCCAACCTGGAGCAGCGGTACTATGATGCGGTTGTGTTCAAGGTGCTGGGGGCCACGCGGCGGGATATCCTCGTCACACTGGCCCTGGAGTTCCTGCTGCTGGGCGCGGTGACCGCGGCCGTGGCCGCGCTGGCCGGCTGCGGCCTGGCCTGGGCGTTTGTGAACGCGTTCCTGATGACGCAGTATGCGCCGCTGATGGGGCCGCTGGCGCTCATCCTCTGCGGCGGCGTGCTGGCCACCCTCGCGCTGGGCCTGTTCGGCGTGCGGCACGCGCTGTCGAAACCGGCATGGCCTGTGTTGAGGAATGAGTGA
- a CDS encoding ABC transporter ATP-binding protein, whose protein sequence is MLQGGSGPVNVLRGVSLSIGAGETVSVVGPSGSGKTTMLMVMAGLEKPTSGTLLVAGEDLTRLDEDGLARFRRGRVGIVFQGFHLVGTMTALENAALPLELAGYDDAFERARKGLADVGLEKRAGHYPSQLSGGEQQRVAIARAFAGEPSILLADEPTGNLDAATGERVMDLLFTLAGRDGATVVLITHDAGLANQADRTLELLDGQITDGHPQPSTEGTR, encoded by the coding sequence ATGTTACAGGGGGGCAGCGGACCGGTCAACGTGCTGCGCGGCGTTTCCCTGAGCATCGGAGCCGGCGAAACGGTGAGCGTGGTGGGACCGTCCGGCTCCGGCAAGACGACCATGCTCATGGTCATGGCCGGGCTGGAGAAGCCCACGTCCGGCACGCTGCTGGTGGCCGGGGAGGATCTGACCAGGCTGGACGAGGATGGCCTGGCGCGGTTCCGGCGCGGCCGGGTGGGCATCGTGTTCCAGGGCTTCCACCTGGTGGGGACAATGACCGCCCTGGAGAATGCGGCGCTACCGCTGGAGCTGGCCGGGTATGACGACGCCTTTGAGCGCGCGAGAAAGGGGCTGGCCGACGTGGGGCTGGAGAAACGCGCGGGCCACTACCCTTCGCAGCTCTCGGGCGGCGAGCAGCAGCGCGTGGCCATTGCCCGGGCCTTTGCCGGGGAGCCGTCCATCCTGCTGGCGGACGAGCCCACCGGCAACCTGGACGCGGCCACTGGCGAACGCGTCATGGACCTTTTATTCACGCTGGCCGGGCGCGACGGCGCCACAGTGGTGCTCATCACCCACGACGCCGGCCTGGCGAATCAGGCCGACCGCACCCTGGAACTGCTCGACGGCCAGATCACGGATGGGCATCCCCAGCCGAGCACAGAAGGGACGCGATAG
- a CDS encoding arylesterase has product MGDPVTILAFGDSLTAGYGLNPGESVPDILQTMLHDNGYNVTIVNAGYSGDTTTGGLARLPWTLDRSQPDAAILELGANDGLQGQDPTQMEANLNAMLDLFQQHSIPVLFTGMQAMPNLGEAYAQEFAAVFPRIAEQRDLLFYPFFLEGVGGIPALNQGDGIHPNAEGARLIAKNLYPYVVQLIEKAQRLQEAG; this is encoded by the coding sequence ATGGGCGACCCTGTGACCATACTCGCCTTCGGTGACAGCCTGACCGCCGGATACGGGCTGAACCCGGGCGAGTCCGTGCCCGATATCCTCCAGACCATGTTGCATGACAACGGCTACAACGTGACCATCGTCAATGCCGGGTACTCCGGCGACACCACTACCGGCGGCCTGGCGCGTCTGCCCTGGACCCTGGACCGGAGCCAGCCGGACGCCGCCATCCTGGAGCTCGGCGCCAACGACGGCCTTCAGGGCCAGGACCCGACCCAGATGGAAGCCAACCTCAACGCCATGCTCGACCTCTTTCAGCAGCACTCCATCCCCGTGCTCTTTACCGGCATGCAGGCCATGCCCAACCTCGGCGAGGCGTACGCCCAGGAGTTCGCCGCCGTGTTCCCCCGGATCGCCGAGCAGCGCGACCTCCTCTTCTACCCATTCTTCCTCGAAGGCGTGGGCGGCATCCCCGCCCTCAACCAGGGCGACGGCATTCACCCCAACGCCGAAGGCGCCCGCCTCATCGCGAAAAATCTCTACCCGTACGTGGTGCAGCTCATCGAAAAGGCGCAGCGGCTCCAGGAAGCCGGGTAG
- a CDS encoding C-GCAxxG-C-C family protein: MDASPPEHTDTQPTPEDPAEHARAMARSKFLCAESVFASLVRAKGWDIPRPTSLATGLCSGVSRTCGQCGALSGAILALGFGLGRTAPEESLEPCYNAVEELVEEFRTEFGGRDCIDVAGINIADPEGLAEFRRQNLWTTRCEHVIAFAVTKALELLDASGA, from the coding sequence ATGGACGCCTCGCCCCCGGAACACACTGACACCCAGCCCACGCCCGAAGACCCGGCCGAACACGCGCGCGCCATGGCGCGCTCCAAGTTCCTCTGCGCGGAAAGCGTCTTTGCCTCCCTTGTACGCGCCAAAGGCTGGGACATCCCCCGGCCCACGTCCCTTGCCACCGGCCTGTGCAGCGGCGTCTCCCGTACATGCGGCCAGTGCGGCGCCCTGTCCGGTGCCATTCTCGCCCTGGGCTTCGGCCTGGGCCGGACCGCGCCCGAAGAATCGCTGGAACCTTGCTATAACGCAGTGGAAGAGCTCGTGGAGGAGTTCCGCACCGAGTTCGGCGGCCGCGACTGCATAGACGTCGCCGGCATCAACATCGCCGACCCCGAAGGCTTGGCCGAGTTCCGCCGCCAGAATCTCTGGACCACTCGCTGCGAGCACGTCATCGCCTTTGCCGTGACCAAGGCGCTGGAGCTGCTCGACGCCAGCGGCGCATAA
- a CDS encoding PAS domain-containing sensor histidine kinase yields the protein MLPFIQSAYFQNLLDGYPESVAIFNTDGYAYACNRHAREMLGIIDEEDFKGLLWDEFLPGIEEPDTFRRYMADARNQKGRREALEAVYITLDGDRLRLSLTTSLLVEYGKIFGILLSMTDVTHIYAMHARQRRFLEERHAMELARTRSLRTLSDAVAHQLRNPAMAIAGFARIALRKSDQALHEYLEGILDESVRLEAIVQAVTSYNAIRTAEPRHILLPEIAARVADEAYARGPESWRAIPLLLDVEETAVTVDADLTVALLTELVCNSLEAIASMPPSEDAPPGEVYLGAGMEDGLRYEVADTGPGIAADILPFVFDPFFTTMPDKVGMGLARVRRMAAELGLDITVHRREPGSVLITLDEDTELQDDIA from the coding sequence GTGCTGCCATTCATCCAGTCCGCCTACTTCCAGAACCTCCTGGACGGCTATCCGGAGAGCGTGGCCATCTTCAATACCGACGGCTACGCCTACGCCTGCAACCGCCACGCCCGCGAGATGCTCGGCATCATCGACGAGGAAGACTTCAAAGGCCTGCTCTGGGACGAGTTCCTGCCCGGCATCGAAGAGCCCGACACCTTCCGCCGGTACATGGCGGACGCGCGCAACCAGAAAGGCCGGCGGGAAGCGCTCGAAGCCGTCTACATCACCCTGGACGGCGACCGCCTGCGCCTCTCCCTCACCACCTCCCTGCTCGTGGAGTACGGCAAGATCTTCGGCATCCTGCTCTCCATGACCGACGTCACGCACATCTACGCCATGCACGCCAGGCAGCGGCGGTTCCTGGAGGAACGCCACGCCATGGAGCTGGCGCGCACCAGAAGTCTGCGCACCCTCTCCGACGCCGTGGCCCACCAGCTGCGCAACCCGGCCATGGCCATCGCCGGCTTTGCGCGCATCGCCCTGCGCAAGTCCGACCAGGCGCTGCACGAGTATCTCGAAGGCATCCTGGATGAGAGCGTCCGGCTGGAAGCCATTGTCCAGGCCGTGACATCCTACAACGCCATCCGCACTGCCGAGCCGCGGCACATCCTGCTGCCGGAAATTGCCGCGCGCGTGGCGGACGAGGCCTATGCCCGCGGGCCGGAGTCGTGGCGCGCCATCCCCCTGCTCCTGGATGTGGAGGAAACGGCCGTTACCGTGGACGCCGACCTGACCGTGGCGCTGCTGACCGAGCTGGTCTGCAACTCCCTGGAGGCCATCGCCTCCATGCCCCCCAGCGAGGACGCGCCGCCCGGTGAGGTGTACCTGGGCGCCGGCATGGAGGACGGCCTGCGCTACGAGGTGGCCGACACCGGCCCCGGCATTGCGGCGGATATCCTGCCCTTTGTCTTCGACCCCTTCTTCACCACCATGCCGGACAAGGTGGGCATGGGCCTGGCGCGGGTGCGGCGCATGGCCGCCGAGCTCGGCCTGGACATCACCGTGCACCGCCGCGAGCCAGGCAGCGTGCTCATAACCCTTGACGAAGACACGGAACTGCAGGACGACATCGCCTGA